A window of Benincasa hispida cultivar B227 chromosome 9, ASM972705v1, whole genome shotgun sequence genomic DNA:
ACAAACTCAACAACACAACAAAATCTCAAACACCACAATGAGGATACCATCACAAtgttaccttgttattctcaaggtgagaatcaaGGAAAGTCTGGTGAGcttcctttattaatttgatgaAGGAGAGATAGATTGTTCTTGAGAGAACTTggtaaaggaagaagatgaagaggtAGAGAGACTCtataataaattcataaaatgTGAAAAGTAATCTTCCAAAAACCAAACTCCTCTGCACATCATGAGAGATAGGAGGGATAACTCCCCACGTAGTGAAAATATCCCTAGgagttatttaatttgaattttgaaaagtcaaatttaatttaattatattaaccaATTAGTATAACTAAAAGATAAATTATatcttaaataatatataacctatagtttattatatcacataatataacatatagtttatattttctcacataatctatagtattaGTATGAATTATCTTCATATTGATTTTAACTTAAAGGTTTTATATGGAgcatattcatataaataatatgtgaattacattcaaatatttatttctttcatttaaactctatattataatgtattagcatacattatatcaattgtatcacatgcaattaattttttataattaatttgaacaattcaaattaatccaaaattaatttgattcttattAATCTTTAATTAGCTAACACGAGACCTTATGAACATacagattgaagctctaatgatacgagatcaattaattaaactttttaattaaattaatcaaccttcattagCTGTCGgtaacttcactaaagactgatagctgtagtacttatatttttgtgttcattggatataaccaatcaatagtgtgttgacgactcttcacaaattgctcgtaagtacaactgggtcaaaatcaCCGTTTTACTCATGTAGTTATATccaacttcttaaataccactaattcctctactGAATAATTAGTCATAATCTAACTATAATTGAACCCTCTCGAGTAGGCTGTGATGCCACAgtattcaagacccagaatcaaccagagcaatttatttacttgccCTAACATCTCatattaatgcaactaaatgtcaaataaaataacaactcattttattaaataaataatttgtttatgcaaatacaatttacaaactacaagaccacgggatttaaggcatcaaccccaatagtaaggttgttaattatataatgATAACAATTTGTCTAcgttaagtgcaatatttatacgtaaaaatttgttaagaatatttagacgaaaagtatGTATATAATTagaaagtatgtaacatataaatagaaaaaccataaaatgaagatttttttcccaaaatattttttagccagaattagtgaaaaatagagatttgttatCCTCCAGATTTGGAGACATTGAAAGTGAaactgttgaagaaatgtggtgacattccattACATGCTATTCTGCTAAGATCTGTGGGAGATTCaactaaaaaaattcatgacagAGTAAAAATGTAGAGTGACatcaggaagaagaaaaagaagaagatgataataagatttatggagaaaaattaagaatcaaaagttttgatttatctttggtttctcatttattgatttaaccatattttGCAATAAATGTAATATGTTAATTTTTGTtcatcacaaaaaaaaaaaaagaaagacagagaaaaaaaaaaaaaagaaagaaacaaagaaattaaagctttaaaaattagaagaaaaaaaattacaattaatattttattcaaacaaagctTGGCAGAATTATTGAATATAAGAGTTTTAAaacaacataataataataataaaaaaaaacatattatttaagtcccgtttggtaaccattttgttttttgttgttatttttagaACTAAACTTATGGACACTACCCCAGCTCCAAATTTCCTCATTTGTTATTACTTTTTCACCAGGGGCTTAAAAAAGCAAgccatattttgaaaactaaaaaaaatgtagctttcaaaaaattgtttttattttttaaatttgaccaagaattcaacaattgtacttaaaaatgATGCAAATCATAGTAAGAAATGTGGGTGTTATaggcttgattttcaaaaacaaaaacaaaaaataaaatgattatcaaacggagCCTTAGATTTCAAAAATCTATCCTAGATACCCTAGACATATGAACCCAAACCTTTCAACctaaatacataaaataaatatgaactTCTGAGATTCTATCTCAATTCAACTCTCCAGACCTAACTACTTCTAGATTTATAAATCGACTAAAATGGACCCGAACATTTAGAGGGAGTTTGGCGCAcaagtttgaaattttaaacCTGGGAATGTTAAACTTGGGAATTAGGTTGGGAGGTTTAAGTAGCCCGAGTTTAAGAAAATTGTATTTGGAGTGCATGTTTTGGAAGTCTAAGTTTAAGAAGGCCGTGTTTGGAGTGCAGTCTTAAGTAGCTAGAGAATGAAGTGCAGATTTATAAATGTTttgtttgtgaaatattttattgtatttaatcactagttagattttagattagtttagatttgtcatcttaattattttaatatagttaagttaaaaataaactaaaaaaatttagaagaatattttttaaaaaaatttgaaatagagattttgactaaaattataattttatttaatctattgttttaataatttaatattttaatcttactagattttgaaataaaatttcatagatttttgtcactttaattaatttgaaaatgatcattttttttactataataCACggacttaaaattgaaataaactagtattttaatattaaattcaatgatTGGGAAACTATACATTTTTTcttatcaaattacatttgtggaataaaaaattataaattttgagttttaatttttatttggtcagtaagttattttaaacattttaaatcctTACGTTTAGAAAATGATTCTAAGTCTTCGAACTAATTAAATtgaccaacaaaaaaaatttaaatattattaaattaagagTTTTCAAACATATATAGTTCCACACAtataacctaaataaatataactatacAATTGCAGTCTATTGGCATGTTTGAAATGACCTAGaaaaaaaacatcttttaaaaattcatttttaattaaatacttttgataaaaactcattaaaataataaaaaaaaacatacatgtaTTGCAATTCtttgtttttatatacaaatttgtctaatttgttatatattaagagtattttttattattttttttcaaggtTGGTTGGTGGCAATTGTTGGAGGTGCCAGTCGAAGGGTGGCTGGAATTTTGCCAAGGGTTGCTAGAGGTTGATTAATTGTGATTGGAGTTGGCTAATGTTGACTGGAAGTTGGCCGACGATGGGCGCCACCGGAAGTTGCTCGGTGGTGGTTGGAGTTGGCCAATGACAGTCACAGGAGGTGGCGACCAGAGTTGGTCCACGGCGGCTGTCGGTTGTCGGAGGTGGTGCCGAAGTTGGCCAATGACGTTCACCGGTGGTGGCTATTGGAGTTGACTGTGATGGTCATTGAAGGTGGTGTCCAGAGGTTGACCGACGTATTTTCTATATTAAAttagaagaaagaaagaggGATAACCCATGGTTTGAATACtgttaaaaaaatgatagaCTTCCTAAATCCATGTCCCACACAAGAGTTGGACTCAGGATGCTTAACCCATCTAATCCCAACCCTATCAACCAAACCGAAATTtttcaaggaaaaaaataataaagaaaggaagaaatgCTCGTGCGTTGGAGTTGGGAATGGAGACGATGATACGGAAGCGATTGACACCAAACCTCCACTACACTGTCTCTTGATTACGCCATTTTTCCACCCATGGATCCCTACTCCGAGGAAAGACTCACCGAAGAGGTCCTCCATCTTCACACTCTCTGGCGCCGAGGCCCGCCGAGGAATCCTAAACCCATTCACAACCATTCATCCACCGTCGTCGCCGCTGCCGCCAATCGTAACCCCTCCAACAAGAGACCCACAGATCCAAAGAATCGaaacaacaagaagaagaaaccaCGCCTCGAGCCACGGCAGGACTCCGGCCCGGAGTGGCCCTGTCCAGAGCCGGTTCAAAACCAGCCCTCGACGTCATCTGGGTGGCCACCAATTGAGCCCGTTGCCACTCCGGCGGCCCATCCCGTGTCGTCCGAAGAGCGAGCAAATCTTGCTGCGTTGCAATTGCAGTACAAGGGTTCCGATGCTTGCCGGGGTTTTTTCGCTAGAAATGCCGATTCGGGGAGTGACGAAGAAGGGGAGGAGGAGGAAGCTAATGGGGAAATGATGGAGAGTGAAGAGTATAAGTTCTTTTTGAAGCTGTTTGTGGAGAATGACGAACTTAGGGGTTATTACGAGAAGAATTGTGAAAGTGGGTTGTTTTGTTGTTTGGTTTGTGGTGGAATGAGGAAAAGGAAATTTGGGAAAAAGTTTAAGAACTGTGTTGGGCTTGTTCAACATTCGATTTCGATATCGAGGACGAAGAAGAAACGGGCTCATAGGGCTTTTGGACAGGTTGTATGCAGGGTTTTTGGGTGGGATATTGATCGACTTCCGACGATTGTGTTGAAGGGCGAGCCTCTTAGTCGATCATTAGCCGATTCTGGAAACTTGAAGGTACTTTACTGGCCTGACCATGTATTTGagaagttgaattattttataatggGATTCAGTACAAAATTGCTTTCGATTATAACATAATTGTAGGTTCAGCCAGAGGAAAATCATGTGGCTAAAGAGCATGATTCTGGGgttcaaaatgaaaatgtaGCTATTTCAATCGATGACATTAATAAGAAGAATGAAGTGGTTTATTTGGATgggaagaaacaaaaattggaGGAAGAAAGGACAGCTGAAGATCCTACTTCTAATTCTAAAGATTTGATTTCTGGCAAGGTTAGTTTTCATGTAATAATTGGATTAACTTGTATTTGATCTGTGTGGTTGCTTATGTGAAATACCCATTTTGATTGCTTTTCATTATAGAATGATGATGCCTGCAAAGTTAACGATGTCAAACTGCAAGCGGAAAATACAGATAATTCAGTTTTAGGAATGGAAGAAAGCAATGCAGAAATGGATAATTTGCCTGTAAGATGATCTTATAGCATTTACTCTTTTCAAATTTGCAAGGTCTTAAAGTTAGTCAATGGAGAAAACAATCTAATGCAGTTTTGAACTGTCATATTCGTGATGGTTTTCTTGAAGTGACATTTACTAATTTTATGTGATCCTTTCCCTAGTATATTTGCACAGACAGCATAGAATCTATGGTTCAGTTCAGGTGTTCTTTATGAGCGTGCAATTGATTTGTCTTGTGTtcattagaaaaagaaaaacgatgatttctttttttttttttttaatttaaagaaagtgTTTTACGGCGTTGTGAAAACATGGATTATGGTTTCTTGGCAGCAGTAACGAACTTACTTGAACAGATCTGTTCCATAGTTTGTACATCtgtgtccttgagttctaaGGTTTCTTTGGCAGCAGTAACTGAATGCCTTGTCCAAAATTTGTAGTTTCTGCTGATGGGTATTTAAGTCGAATGTGTTGCAGGTACCAGAGTCGATTTTGAAAGCATGTAAAGAATTTTGTGCAGCCTTCTTTACATCTATGAGCGACAATGATGTTAGTGAAAACAACTTAATCGACGGAGAGGGAGTTGAGGAACGCGAAGAgttcaaattctttttaaagttgTTCACCGAAAATGAAAGCTTGAGAAGATATTACGAGAACAACTATGATGATGGAGAATTTTTCTGTTTAGCTTGTGGAGGGGCAGGAAAGAAAATGTTAAAGAGTTTTAAGACATGTGGCCGCCTTCTCCAGCATACAACTTCTCTAGGGAAGAACAAAATAGTGAAAAAACCGGTTCAGAAGCCTCACATCGCTAAAATGTTGAAAATGAAGATGGTGGCTCATAGGGCATGTAGTTTTGTTATATGCAAGGTTCTTGGTTGGGACATTGAAAAGCTTCCTGCAGTTGTATTAAAAGGCGAACCTCTTGGTCGTTCCTTAACGAAGACAGACGGGGCGAAGGTATGCTAGTTCATCCAATCAATCTCTTACTACACCGTAACTTCATGTTCATGTTATTTATTTCTATTAACAACTTCGTTGCTTCACTGAAGTTGCAGGATGAATCTGTTGGCAATTCAGTTGATAATACGAAGGAAGACGACTCTACAAAGATTAACAAAATGCAGGAAGAATCTGTTGGCAATGCAGTTGATAATATGGATGATATCGTCGAAGATGACTCGACAAAGGTTAACCAATTACAGGGTAAATCCGCTGGCAATGCAATGGGTAATATGAATGATTTAGATGGTGTCAAAGAAACTGATTCGATGAAGGTTGATAGCAATGGTGAAGCAACTGATTCTGTAAATTGAGGTGTTGATGGCAGTTAACCAAGTATAGAATATAGATAGGACTTTATCAGGCGGCAGGCTTAATGGTAAAATCTGCCTTCAACAAAGTTCtcaattatttttcttgttatttCTTTATCTCAGACTGTTAGATGAAGGTTTTGTGAGATTTTGACTGTTTATGAGATATGGGATAAGgctttttcaaaagaaaaccaGTTTACAATTTTTATGCTTCTTCCTTTCATTCTATCTTTTGCTTCTGATGCATAAATAATatgaagttttaatttttttttttaagaaaaaaatataaatcaagTTAAATATCCTATATTGGTGAAATGTGAATTGATATTTCCTTTTATAGTGTAACCGaaaacaaaatatcacaatataatataaataaagttaaaaatctCTTTTAATCTAAAAGTAATAATTTTTTAGTCTTcgaattttggtttgtaatgatttaattcctaaattttattatataataatttaatcttgTTAAGATTTCATGAGAAttcttgcataaataaatagcgattaaattattataattttgaaagcatagggattaaattattacaaacaaacttaaagactaaattgttatgaaattggaaataaaatgaaattattactttattttttaaccTATAAATAATAAGTGTTTTAACTCATCGATAAATCAAAAAATATGTATTCATTAATCtaactaattttgaatttgttgtttaatagttttttaaaatctattgaaattgatattttaatggacattttaaatttacaatcaatttaattaagaatatgctacaaattaaaattttctttttttaattacataatttatccatatattttattattattttttatatctaattttttttttaaaaaagcgtGATAAAATAAATCGTAATTGTATTAAATTTCACCCATTGAAAAGTAAAATCTTTTTCTAAAGATTTGATTGAAGTAGATATGATTCAGAAAAACAGAAAATCTTATTAAACATCAAATTTGTTATCTCGTAACAAATCTAaagattcaatttaaaataaataataataaaataatagaaaatatacatttttgACCCTTACATTTTGGGTCTAGTTTCCTTTTAGAtcataggtttcaaaatgttataattttatcttgacatttgagttttgctttAATTAGTCCTATATTTCAAAGATTACGCTTCTAACtttgattttttcaaaaattacacTTCTAACCttgaattttcacaaaatatCCACTTATCTTTAGAGTTAAGTtgtgttaataaattaaaaatcactaaaataattataattaattaagttttattatttttatcacttctaaaattaaatttaaaattttacttcataattaaatttaattaatgaataggAATTGATGTTAATGATTGAAagtaaatatttaatgaaaaattgagataaaaaatgtaaaatcttgaaaccgataggaatcaaattgaaataaaataaatcccaaaagtaaaattataatcttttaaaaattatggactaaaatgaaacaaactcttttaaggaaaaataaattacgATTCTGCTTCTGCACACACAACCCGTCCAACAATTACTGTAATGTCATCGATTTTCCCTCCGGTTTGCATCCGACCGGCGGCCCGAACCGCCACCGAAAACGGGCTAACAAAATTTTCATCGTACGAGTTATACATCGCCGCCATCGCCAATTGAGAGGCCAAACTCTCTGGCGTCGCCGTCTCTGCCACCGCCTCCAAAACCCTTTCTATCTCCTCCACGAACAAGTTGTCCATCAACCCGTCAGTTCCGACGACCACTATATCTCCGGCCATTACAGTAATAGACGGACATAATGCAACCCCCGGTTCATCCGAACCCGGTTCTCTCCCCAGCTGATTCGGACAGTTAAACTCTTGTTGTTGAACCGGCGATTTGTAAATGCACTCGTATCTCCTAAACACCATGAACCCACTGTCTCCGACGTACACCGACCGGAGCTCATCGCCGTCGAGCCGGACAATGCAGACCGTCGACGTCCCACGTGCGACGGTGGTCATGTGGAAGGCCGTGTGGAGCACTGTCTGGAGGAAGTCGCCGGCGGGTGCTTCAGTGGAGGCGTCGACGGCGACGGCGCAGTTGGAGATTAGCTCTCTGGCATACTCTCCAGCGTCGATGCCTTTCGTGACCCACCCGCCGACACCGTCGGCCACGCCGGCGGTCTGTTTATCGGCGGAGATAAAATGGGCGTCTTCTCCGAGGGGCTTTGAAGGGTTGTCTTTGGGAATGTAGAAAGAACCCATCTCCAATTTCAGTGTCGGCGCCGACGGAAGGTTGCTCATtgtgaaaggaaataaaaaaaattggaaaagaaaaaaatagaagattaTGGAGGTGAAAGAGGAGGCGTTGGAGTTTATATATTAAAGGATTCCAAGTGGGAAATGGAGAAAATAGGGAAAAAATTGCTCAATATGATTCCAGAAAGTCttcatttgatttatatataataataatatcactGAAGTATTTAGTTGGGCAGTTATTTTAGATCACACAATtctttactatatttgtaaatagattcattattttttgattttatttttcaatataggAATATCACTAGCTAGCTCATTCAATATTTAGCgtacaatttttaaaagtttagtttagtttagttttttgtttttgtttttgttttttttttctttcttcttcttcttcttttttaaatcaCTTTCTTGATATatggttaattttaataatactcGGTAAGCTTTACATGTATTTTGTTAACAATGTTGAAAGACATTATGTATATACGTTAATCTCGAGATTAGAAGTTCGATCATCATTTTTTAAGTTcgatcatcattttttttatttatattttttatttgagttATTGTCTATCAGAGGTGTACATGAGatggattggattggattgagagaattttttagaccaacccaaaaattcggaTTAGTTGTGTTTGTTACCCCAATAACTACTTAAAATTCGGATTAACTTGGGGTGGGTTGTccgattatttatttttcttttcttttttaatatattttttattaacttaaaatacttaaatttgtcACCAACACATATTAATAATTACaatttcatcaaactcaaatgttaaatatttaTTACGAACTTCGAACAAACGTCATAAAGATGTATATGAATTACAAtatttatacattataatatNtatttatttatttatttccaaTAACATTAGAAATTTCAGTTTGATTGGATCAATccgaatttttaaaagtataaccCGAATCTAGTCGTACTcgaaagaaaacataaaaaattcactcaattcaACCAAAGATTAAAATAAACCTCACTCAAGTTTTATAATTTAGGTTAGATAGTTCAAATGGTTTGGATGATGAGTTATTTGAACACCCGTATTGACTATTCAATTATGATAATTCTTTCCCTCGATTATTATGTCAGGACCTTAGTTTTAAACTAGAGGTTTCAATATCTCTGTGAAcgttttctttatttcctttattttttacatttaaacttttcaaattcgatttccTCTCTTTTTTGTTCCTTTGTAATTTCAATATCATACAtcgaggatttttttttttttaatttttttaccatattttaaatttaatactaAATGCTAGTTTATTAttcatttttagaaacattttgaTGTATTAGAGTTTTcactataatttttaaaaatataataacatattatatttcttttcatgaaaattattattattatttaactaatttcaataatatttcattttagggattaaatttaagatttattaaaaatattggacctaaaattcaattgaaaatatagtattaaaattgaacaaaattcaaaatatagagatgatagtctaactttttttttaattaaaattaagagcAATCTATGGACTTTTATTGACTTTCTGCATAttaattttctccaattttcacttatttattttctataaattaattttctaaattcttTCAGACTTTGGGTTTTATTAGTGTTTTAGCACACGCAAATTCACGGTGAAAAAATTTATTGGAATTCTTTGTAAAggaataaataaaactttttgtGGCtcatccttttaatttttaataattacaacttttttattttttaatacatgGTCGACAATTAATTTACTCTttataattgattaaaaaagtTTAGACACGAGGttacatagtttttttttcaacgAAAGGAACATACACGTATAATAGATTGATCTATTGtgttttcaaaaatcattttaaataaaataataatatacaaattattaaaaaaacgcaaaaaaataacaaagaaaatttaAGACCTTAGATATACACATTCCCCAttgattctttttattttttcaacaaatatttaaacaatCTAATgattataaaacaataaataaaaataatcaacaaataaataaaaaaaacattagttATACAGTCATTTCACCATCACAATAGGTATGCAAACACTCTTTATTCAACTTCATCAAAATTGAGATATCACTTCATAATCTTAAGATTCAAGATATAGATGTGAGACATGTTTTTTTTGCTACTTGAATGGAACAACATCTTGagatattttgaaaattgaagagaCGGGAAAGCATCGAAACAAAAAATAGATAGAAAGAAGCTTTAGGTGTCGTCGAAAAATGGTGATCaagatgttgaggttgatgccctaaatctcgaaggatcctataatttgtaaaccttgtataaacaaatatttcagtgatttatatatttgatattttattcactctgtctatgaaatatatgatattttagttacattaaccacaaaccaataaacgaACATCCATGGTCATCGTTGTAactcgttgtaacttaaacatgtatgtggagacatacaagtagatcgtgttttaagtgataacctaaatgatctatagtatatggataaggagggataccttattctggtgacattacgagtatggcccgctttgtgggtgttataaatgttgtaaagtgctacaaatgatctgattctgatcatccatgtattagatatgtgaacgggaatattctatacaaaggagtttgtataagatcggaccacaaaatgttcagtctcgttatataacgttgttcataattgagactttcatttcctaggccttaattctgagtgagttgtgaacttctgtctatgagggcggtcctttgatttgcatgggtgagagtgaccagatcgccgattcaataagcctaccattttggggattcgtctgatttgggagctgggaactcagctacacaagatagaattcattccttcatcgaagtaggggtaagtagataaattgttcccttaagggctcgagagggatttagtcatagtgggactatgatctattgttcattagaggaattagtggtacttaaggaattagatgtaactacaagggcaaaacggtaatttggcctagcttacttacgagcaatttgtaaagggttatcgtactattgattagttatattcaatggacacagaaatatatctatagtgcgaaaagtgcatctgtcggtctttagtggaatgcccgacagttaacagatgatggataatgtaattaaagagtttaatcagtgaATAGTTTATTCacttaccgttggagcttcaagctacaagtcccataaggtcccttggtagctcaatgaatttaagttaaaaattagtttttgggttaatttgaaatgttcaaattaacaagagggaatttgattaatatatatataatattaaattcattcattatatatgagataattgatataatgtattttatacattattgtttaattggaggaacaaatatttgaatatgattcaaatatattttctatgaataagattcatagttattaaatttaatataattatgatttatattaaatgccataaaatagagaaaaataactatggttatatatattgtataatgagcaatattaaaactataggttgtaaatataatatgataagttaattatcatatttatttataatttattaattatttgataattatcctttttctctctaaccatcCTTAGTGgatagttatttagttttatggaaAATGTGGGATAAATAAAAATGTGATTTGATTATTCCAGAGATCAATTTTTAACCGTCGAGTAAAAGAAAGTCTTCTACACGATTTCTTGAGAGGCCAAACGATCGAATAAtatagtctatgcgatagacttgatcGTCTACACAACAACCTCGTTCCTTCTCAATTGTCTTCCTCCTCTAACTCAAAACtttcctctaaccaaaattagccagagcccaccactcatggattctcatattgagaataccaaggtcaccaagtggtagtgtcctcctTTTGGTTCGAGTTCGCGTTGTTGTTTGATGCTGTTCGAGGGAGTTTGTGACTTGTTTGACGCGTTCGTGAACGAGTATGGACAAGGGATTAacttgaagaacggttcttcaaaggtataatctctaaactttgtttttattttaaaagcatgctgtaatttaagttttatgcaTATTCTGTTCTTGTATGACTGTAAATTAATGCattcaatcgaaatgggatttggacgatccacttccgctcaaagTCCTCTGtaaatagagttccttcataagAAACTCATTTGTATAGTAGTTGTGACATTTCAAATTAGTTCGTCATTTAAACTCAACATTTTGTGGTAATTgcgaattttttaaatttcggAGGATAAATTGAATTGTTGTAAGGGATGATTCGATTTAATTATTTGCTCAGAGAggaattttggaatttaaatttgattaaaggACAATTTGGGACTCATGtctaattgtatcaatttttaatttaatttagaaaattgaattaaaatttgaaatttcgagttctttttgtattttatggagaagataattaaattaaatcgaGTAATTGTGATAATTGGTTTAGAGTAT
This region includes:
- the LOC120086655 gene encoding uncharacterized protein LOC120086655 isoform X5; this encodes MDPYSEERLTEEVLHLHTLWRRGPPRNPKPIHNHSSTVVAAAANRNPSNKRPTDPKNRNNKKKKPRLEPRQDSGPEWPCPEPVQNQPSTSSGWPPIEPVATPAAHPVSSEERANLAALQLQYKGSDACRGFFARNADSGSDEEGEEEEANGEMMESEEYKFFLKLFVENDELRGYYEKNCESGLFCCLVCGGMRKRKFGKKFKNCVGLVQHSISISRTKKKRAHRAFGQVVCRVFGWDIDRLPTIVLKGEPLSRSLADSGNLKVQPEENHVAKEHDSGVQNENVAISIDDINKKNEVVYLDGKKQKLEEERTAEDPTSNSKDLISGKVPESILKACKEFCAAFFTSMSDNDVSENNLIDGEGVEEREEFKFFLKLFTENESLRRYYENNYDDGEFFCLACGGAGKKMLKSFKTCGRLLQHTTSLGKNKIVKKPVQKPHIAKMLKMKMVAHRACSFVICKVLGWDIEKLPAVVLKGEPLGRSLTKTDGAKLQDESVGNSVDNTKEDDSTKINKMQEESVGNAVDNMDDIVEDDSTKVNQLQGKSAGNAMGNMNDLDGVKETDSMKVDSNGEATDSVN
- the LOC120086655 gene encoding uncharacterized protein LOC120086655 isoform X4, whose amino-acid sequence is MDPYSEERLTEEVLHLHTLWRRGPPRNPKPIHNHSSTVVAAAANRNPSNKRPTDPKNRNNKKKKPRLEPRQDSGPEWPCPEPVQNQPSTSSGWPPIEPVATPAAHPVSSEERANLAALQLQYKGSDACRGFFARNADSGSDEEGEEEEANGEMMESEEYKFFLKLFVENDELRGYYEKNCESGLFCCLVCGGMRKRKFGKKFKNCVGLVQHSISISRTKKKRAHRAFGQVVCRVFGWDIDRLPTIVLKGEPLSRSLADSGNLKVQPEENHVAKEHDSGVQNENVAISIDDINKKNEVVYLDGKKQKLEEERTAEDPTSNSKDLISGKNDDACKVNDVKLQAENTDNSVLGMEESNAEMDNLPVPESILKACKEFCAAFFTSMSDNDVSENNLIDGEGVEEREEFKFFLKLFTENESLRRYYENNYDDGEFFCLACGGAGKKMLKSFKTCGRLLQHTTSLGKNKIVKKPVQKPHIAKMLKMKMVAHRACSFVICKVLGWDIEKLPAVVLKGEPLGRSLTKTDGAKLQDESVGNSVDNTKEDDSTKINKMQEESVGNAVDNMDDIVEDDSTKVNQLQGKSAGNAMGNMNDLDGVKETDSMKVDSNGEATDSVN